Within Citrus sinensis cultivar Valencia sweet orange chromosome 1, DVS_A1.0, whole genome shotgun sequence, the genomic segment tttataaaaataaaagttgtgCGTCGTAAAATCGAATCGCCAAGGAGAGGAAAGAACACAACATGCCGGGGCTGACCTGCAATGCATGTAACAGAGAATTCAATGACGACGCCGAGAAGAAGCTTCACTACAAGTCCGATTGGTATCGCTACAATCTCAAACGCAAggtctctttctctctctttaacttttaattttcagtttccttctctttaaaattttatgagatTAAGCGCTTCTGCTTGGCGGCGGTACTTTGTTGAAGAAGTATGCATCTTACAAGAATTGCTTGTCCAAAAAGTGCTTCTGTAAATTGAATgttttatagccaaaataggcaaatataaatttgtgttCCGCCATCTGGTACAGCATTAGGCACATAATTGCATACCTAGATTCGTATAGAAGatagtaaaatatatgaaagGCAACTACATTAGCAATATGCGAATGCtagaactttttatttttatttttatttctaatttaatgccgcccatttttttttttcgaaagTTATGATGTTTGAGCTACTCTAGCTTAGaaattgccaaaaaaaaaaaaaaaaaaaaacttttttcaatGCCAAAGGCTTTCTCCAAGTTTTTGTGTGGTTTGTTTGTAATTGGAGTAGAGTCTTTTGGGGattaataaacatatttttccTGTACCAAGACAACATTAAATTTTGGGCCTTTAGAAGAGCAGATTGTTgaggttttttgtttttttgccCGAATTTTTCTAGAATaccattattttgtttaataattttcactcTTTCCTACTGTAACATAACCTTAACATACTTATCGATTTAGGTAATTGTAAGTTCTTATTAAGAAGCTGAAATTGACAgccaaaacaataataaagtaACCTTAAGAAACTTTTTTGCAGACAGTTTACTTGCTAGACCAAATGGTCGTTATTGTTTAATCACTCCATTAGGTACCCtgcattaaatttgttttaatttttatgatggttTGGAGCTcttcaagaaaatgaatttttagttGATGCGCTTGAATAATGTggaaaaatatcttttttctgCTCTTCCCTATAAAACAGGTGGCTGGGGTTCCTGGAGTGACAAAAGCTCTATTTCTGGCTCGACAAGCGGCACTTGCtcaagagaaaaataagaagCCCCAATGACATACAATTGTGGTCTTTGTGGAAAAGGGTATAGAAGCTCTAAGGCTCTTGCTCAGCATCTCAACTCACGAAGCCAAATTATGTGGGCTACTCAAGGAACGAGTAATGAAAAGAAGGAGACGGTAACAATTAAGCCAATTCCGCTTCGTGATGCAAATAATCTTGCTGTTGTTGGAGGAAGACCTTCTCTAGACGTATGGCAGATCCTTACTACTCAATTTGGGGCAAGATCTAGATCCAGAGTTTTGCACTTGAGAACTCAGATTCAAACCACAAGGAAGGGATCGATGACAGTTCATGAATACTATACAAAGATGAAAACCCCTCTAGATGCATTAAGAGCAGCTGGTAACAACATGGGCGATGAAGATTTTATACTTTGCTTGCTTGTTGGCCTAGGATCTGAGTATGATTCGATTGTCACTACAATCAATGCTCAATCTGAAAGCACAATGCTCTCTTATGTGTATGGAATGCTATTGAGTCATGAAAATAGGATTGAGTATTAACACTATGTTAGTCACATGGATTATCAAGCTAATCTAGCTTATCACAGAGGAAATCAAAGAAGGAACTGGCAAGCAAATTTCAACTTCAATagaaataacaacaattatgGTGGAAGACAGCGTGGAAACTTAAATGGAAAATAGTTTGGTGGAGGCAATTTTAATCAAAGCTCGAATGCATCTGATAAGATCAAAGGCAAAAGTCAGATTGATGAAGAAGAACCTAAGGGACCTTGCCAAATCTGTTATAGGAAGAATCACACTGCTGCTCACTGCTGGTACAGGttcaaaaagaattaaataccTAATCAAATGCCAAATTAGAGAAGTGTTTATGTAGTTGAAAATGGAGGGAACAGAGATGGTGTCTGGTATCTTGATGGTGGAGTAACAAATCACATTTCTAATGACTTCAATAATCTCAACACCAGCCAGAATACAAAGGAAATGATCAACTTGTTATAGGTAATGGAGCTAAACTCAAAATAGTTTTTATTAGTCATTCATTGCTCAGTACACTTGAACCACACACCTTATCTCATATTAAACTCAATCACATACTTTATGTTCCAGAAATAACCAAGAATTTGATTAGTGTCTCAAAGCTTTTACATGATAATGATATCTATATTGAATTCAATGAATCATTTCGTGCTGTTAAGGACAAGAGAAGAGGGAGTGTTCTTATAAGAGGAATGGCTAAAGATTGATTGTACAAACTGTTGAGTTTGCCTCTTAAATCCAGTCAAGTCAAGTCTGTTCTATCACCATCTACTACCAATCCCAGTCTCTTCTTAGTAAATAAAGCTCACAAACCAGAGTTTGTGCTATCAATAAATTGTAGTGAAAAATGTACAAGTAGCAAAGTGCTTGATCTGTGGCACTTGAGGTTAGGTCATCCTAATGTCATTGctcttagaaaaaaatttgtcagCTTATAACATTtctcttagaaataaaatgtctGATTTGTCTTTTTGCAAAGCATGTCAGTATGGGAAACAacatatattatcatttaaaagcAGTGAAACAAAGACAACAAGTGCTTTGGAAATCATACATAGTGACCTCTGGGGTGCTGCTCCCACAATTTCAAATCAAGGGTTTAGATATTACATAGCTTTcattgatgataaaataagTTACACTTGGATTTATGGATTAACACACAAATCTCAAGCACTCACAACATTCATTACTTTTAAGAACCAGATTGAGAAAAGTTTAGACCTGAAGATTAAAGCCTTACAGCATGACATGGGAGGTGAATACAAAGCATTCGAAACTTATCTCAAACATGAAGGGATATCTTTAAGATATTCTTGTCAATACACTCACCACCAAAATAGAAAGGCTGAAAGAAAGCATATACACCTTATAGAAACTGGTCTAACCCTTATTTCTCAAGCAAACTTACCTCTAAAATTTTGGTGGGAAGCCTTCTCAAATGCCACATACCTCATAAATAGAACCAGTACTCATATTCTAAATGACAAGATATCATTTGAAGTTCTTTACTCAAAGAAACCAAATTACTCCATTATAAAAATCTTTGGCTGTGAGTGCTATCTTTTTTTAAGACCTTACAAAAATCATAAGTTTAGTTTCCATACTTCCAAATGTGTAAACTTGGGTTTCAATCATACACATAAAGGTTACATGTGCCTAAATTCAAATGGAAGAATATATATTGCAGCACATGTAAATTTCAATGaaagcttttttcttttccaaacaAATCCAGAATTCATAAACTCCAAATAGAAACAATCAACTAAGTCTACAAACACTTTCAGTAAATTCATCACAGTGTCTTTTCCTTCTGAGAGTCAGAGGCAACAACAACTAGTGCAAATTCATCTAATAATCCAATCCTAGAAATTACTCATTCTAATGATAAGAGTTCTGATAACAACAATGATTTTACTTGTCCAGTGCTCAACAATGCTTCAAATGCACAATCTAAAACTTAAAACCCTTCAAATTGTTTTATCACACCTGGAAAGAATAACCTTCAAACTCAAAATCCAGAGATATCTCAATCCACTCCTCAACTCAAACCCTCACATCCTATGATAACCAGAGTTAAAGTTGGAATCTTTAAACTTAAAGCCTACAATACAAAAAAAGCCCTATCACTAGACATACCCTAAGTGTTACTGAAGCTTTAAATGATCAAGACTGGAAACTAGCCATGCGAGATGAATTCAATGCTTTAATGAAAAATCAGACTTGGTGTTTAGTTTCCCCATAACAAAATATGAAGCTTGTAGGAAACAAGTGGATTTTTAGAGTTAAGCAAAACTCTGATGGATCAATAAGTAGATATAAAGCCAAATTGGTAGCAAATGGCTTCTTGCAAACAGAAGGGGTAGATTATCATGAAACATTCAATCCTGTAGTTAAGGCTGTAACAATAAAGATTGAATCTTGCTGCTGTAAATAACTGGAAGCTAAGACAAGTTAACATCAATAATGTTTTTCTTAATAGAGACTGACTGAAACAGTATATATGCCTCAGCCAGAAGAGTTTGTGAATCTAGATTACCCAAAGCACATTTGTAAATTGAAGAAAGCTCTCTATAGCTTAAAACAAACACCTAGAGCTTGGTTTGACAAACTTAAAGCAATTCTAAAATCATGGAACTTCTGTCGAGCAAAATCAGAcacatcattatttttcaaacataatgGAAATGATATGGTTATTCTGTTGatctatgttgatgatatcatAGTCACTGGGAGTAATAATGTTGAGATTGAATAGATCATTCAAGGCTTAGGTAATACCTTTGCTCTTAAGGATTTGGGACAACTAAATTTCTTTCTTGGTATTGAAGTTACAAGAAATGAAAACACTCTAGTACTGTCTCAGACCAAATATCTAAAGGAATTACTtgccaaatttgatttaaagaaCTCCAATGGAGCAGATACTCCACTTGCAACAACTAAGAAGTTGAGTAAATATATGGGGGTCAAATGCTCTAATCCAACTCAATGTATGAGAGCTATTAGAGGACTTTAGTATGTTGTGCTTACTAGACCAGAGATTGCATATGCAGTAAATAAATTGAGCCAGTTTATGGTAAATCATCTGCAGCCACATTAGATAGCCTGCAAACGATTGAGCCAGTTTATGGCAAATCCTCTGCAGCCACATTGGATAGCTTGCAAACGAGTACTAAGGTATCTGAAAGAAACAGTTGACTATGGTTTAAGTTTCAAGAAGTCAGATTCTCTTGACTTGGTAGTTTATTCAGATGTTAATTGAGGAAGTGATCCTAATGACAGAAGATCTACCAGTGGTTACTGTGTATACTTAAGTAATAATTTGGTAAGCTAAAGTTCAAAAAAACAGAGTCTGAATATAGagctatggcattggcttctGCAGAGATAACATGGATTTGCTCAATCATCAAGGAAATAAATGTAAAACTCAGTTGCACTCTATTACTATTAAGTGACAGTACCAGTGCAGCTGCAATTGCCACAAATCCAATTTTTCACTCCAAAACAAAACACATAGAAATCGACATTCATTTTGTCAGAGACaaagtcaaaaagaaagaagcagaAATTGCCTTTGTTTCAAGCAATGATCAAATTGCTGATGTATTAACCAAATCACTTACTTATCTGAAGTTCAGCTTCTTCAGAAACAAACTTAAAGTCTCTTCCAGAGACTTAAGTTTGAGAAAGGATgttgaaataatgaataaagcTGAATTTGGATCAAGTCATGTGGGAGTACCAGCGGGA encodes:
- the LOC112498790 gene encoding uncharacterized protein LOC112498790, which produces MTYNCGLCGKGYRSSKALAQHLNSRSQIMWATQGTSNEKKETVTIKPIPLRDANNLAVVGGRPSLDVWQILTTQFGARSRSRVLHLRTQIQTTRKGSMTVHEYYTKMKTPLDALRAAGNNMGDEDFILCLLVGLGSEYDSIVTTINAQSESTMLSYVYGMLLSHENRIEY